A window of the Dickeya dianthicola NCPPB 453 genome harbors these coding sequences:
- a CDS encoding NACHT domain-containing protein has product MNSTFYLERNFTHDGKTYTETELLAESTHIVVLAEPGGGKTELMKSIALKLNTPVLNASVFAYVGANKENSSLIIDAVDEVARIDQSGIHKLLAHARTSKPNRVIMSSRSSEWGLASTSIFEKFLGVSPMIVRLREFDQDEQHAIFKHHAPAEDFFAFQTEVTRFSLEMLLPNPQFLKMFTDAYLESDRRFADKRSIFALAVERLAKEINPDIPKASISLSVAQKIAFSAEVYAKLLLSGAEGVSTIDVTASRMYPMLPELFSGSTAYYDILSTQLFKPGDKEDQHRPVHKIVAEYCAADYLIKRIADPEDVLTLTKCLPVIAPNGTARDELRGLLGWMAALGNKSVQESIIELDAYAVLANGDPSQLERSSKRQLLHQLKEIEAADPYFRRSDFWRRFSAAGFFTQDVVEEIKPLLAMGDEGHLRGLILELLADSPVNNQLMPELSLLILNPNESKHIRTLASKCLLNVKEYDFIGSLAVLISEASNISLNIAANIIEVTGSEKFDHEYLSGFLRICTNLYPDHQERFERVIGSRYFIKKLISCFSQHTLELLLDELTHNLHCHCGKRSFECDCRNGISKIVGSMVDRYFELAQAPFDPVRIWQWTGNLNFHHQCQPEQSKSVQVLRENDTLRQGIIAHVFGPLTDRKEISDIIIEKFGGHLHSHSGLHLWRNDYKFILDLAFKTDNVDLWASFLVKHQRYKNKEEQGSDDLRTQMRQHALSKPAFMREWARYNNTMKLSEQDHQVWRFRHSRSRKRHDRRQQEIHAKNIEFINENRDIIEHGRHWDCLVRFAELVLMNPERIELEFGDEKLVRTALRNCLNFITPVVPSLPELAVLQCESKYRHSETVLYAACLEILRAEGNLECVNIELLTALRTNIHMGYNSVSTEERDALQTEIDRLIFPDSESAEKYLRQYVEPQLAQPCPHPEIWMLSGEEVFRHSRAKLSIEWLRRFTDLSLNPVDTLFEIAAQYGDREDLKEIIAERCSEIISDCPNPTEDEDFERKRIFWLVREFYFLENITATYWAWLKSNKDNLLHFYERSERMHRSEHRAWPELTSIKVEAILDAFFEQWPSVELPSHWGSDSPEEEKAYRFLTDLIWSIESDIPDNAIPVLGRLITDPRLTSQHKGLQSIYAGQLRKKALRDFEPPTPNEIVQHLDCDSAVTVEGLRQLVLQELHDFQKAIDGGEFNSADRFYEKNERLDEVKSTEIIAERLNLRLEPQGISITPEHQLKGQNRSDFTASKLIGGKRRLLVTEVKGQWHRELYSAASAQLYDRYSIHPDAEQQGIFLAIWFGDNEIVAGRKNHGIKTAQELKLSIEAVLPVDLYGLIDVFVLDVSRHSKH; this is encoded by the coding sequence ATGAATTCAACCTTCTATCTTGAACGTAATTTTACACACGATGGCAAGACGTACACAGAGACAGAGTTGCTGGCTGAATCAACGCACATTGTTGTGTTAGCAGAACCCGGCGGCGGGAAAACAGAGCTGATGAAAAGTATCGCTCTGAAACTGAACACCCCTGTCTTAAATGCTAGCGTTTTTGCTTATGTTGGAGCAAATAAAGAAAATAGCTCGCTGATAATTGATGCCGTTGATGAAGTCGCCAGAATCGATCAATCAGGTATCCATAAACTCCTTGCGCACGCCAGAACATCAAAGCCAAATCGCGTAATCATGTCGAGCAGGTCAAGCGAATGGGGACTGGCTTCCACCAGTATTTTTGAAAAATTTCTTGGTGTCTCCCCTATGATTGTGAGACTGAGAGAATTCGATCAAGACGAACAACACGCCATCTTTAAGCACCATGCGCCAGCAGAAGACTTCTTTGCATTCCAGACCGAAGTAACACGGTTTAGTTTAGAAATGTTGTTACCAAACCCTCAGTTTCTGAAAATGTTCACCGATGCCTACTTAGAAAGTGACAGGCGCTTTGCTGACAAGCGTTCAATCTTTGCTTTAGCGGTCGAACGACTGGCTAAGGAAATCAACCCAGATATTCCGAAAGCCTCTATATCTCTTTCAGTTGCACAGAAGATCGCATTTTCTGCCGAGGTTTATGCCAAACTTCTGTTGTCGGGCGCAGAGGGAGTCAGCACCATCGACGTGACTGCAAGCCGGATGTATCCCATGCTGCCAGAGTTATTTAGCGGCAGTACTGCCTATTACGACATATTGTCAACTCAGCTTTTCAAACCCGGCGATAAGGAAGACCAGCACCGCCCGGTTCATAAAATCGTCGCTGAATACTGCGCAGCGGATTATCTTATTAAACGAATAGCCGACCCAGAGGATGTTCTCACTTTAACAAAGTGCTTACCTGTTATTGCACCGAACGGTACTGCTAGGGATGAGTTGAGAGGTCTGCTTGGATGGATGGCGGCATTAGGTAACAAGTCAGTACAGGAATCCATTATTGAGCTTGACGCCTATGCGGTACTTGCGAACGGCGATCCATCGCAACTTGAACGTTCATCGAAGCGACAACTTCTTCATCAACTTAAAGAGATTGAAGCCGCAGATCCTTACTTTCGTCGTAGCGATTTCTGGCGACGGTTCAGCGCGGCCGGTTTTTTCACACAAGACGTAGTTGAAGAAATAAAACCTCTTTTAGCGATGGGCGATGAGGGGCATTTACGTGGCTTAATTTTAGAACTTCTGGCAGACTCCCCGGTTAATAACCAGTTGATGCCTGAATTAAGTCTGCTTATCTTAAATCCCAACGAGTCTAAACATATTCGTACCTTAGCAAGCAAATGCTTACTAAATGTCAAAGAGTACGATTTTATTGGTTCTTTAGCCGTTTTAATTTCTGAAGCCAGCAATATTTCACTCAATATTGCAGCTAACATCATCGAAGTTACAGGATCAGAGAAATTTGATCACGAATATCTCTCTGGCTTCTTACGCATCTGTACGAACCTCTATCCCGATCACCAAGAACGATTTGAAAGGGTTATTGGCTCTCGTTATTTTATTAAAAAGCTTATTTCCTGTTTTTCACAGCATACTCTTGAACTTCTTCTAGACGAATTAACCCATAATCTTCATTGCCATTGTGGGAAAAGATCCTTTGAGTGTGATTGTCGCAATGGAATAAGCAAGATCGTCGGTTCAATGGTTGATCGCTATTTTGAATTAGCTCAAGCGCCATTTGACCCTGTGAGGATATGGCAATGGACAGGTAATCTCAACTTTCATCATCAATGTCAGCCCGAACAAAGCAAATCGGTACAGGTGCTTCGGGAAAATGACACGCTTCGTCAGGGGATCATTGCTCATGTATTCGGGCCATTAACGGATCGTAAAGAAATATCCGACATAATAATAGAAAAATTCGGCGGACACCTGCACTCACACTCAGGCCTTCATTTATGGCGGAATGACTATAAATTTATCCTCGATCTGGCGTTTAAAACAGATAACGTTGATCTGTGGGCAAGTTTCCTTGTCAAGCATCAACGTTACAAAAACAAGGAAGAACAAGGTTCTGATGACTTGCGGACACAAATGCGTCAGCACGCTCTTTCCAAACCCGCGTTTATGCGCGAATGGGCCAGATACAACAATACAATGAAATTATCCGAGCAGGATCATCAGGTCTGGAGATTTAGACATAGCCGAAGCAGGAAACGTCATGACAGAAGGCAGCAAGAGATCCATGCCAAAAACATAGAATTTATTAATGAAAACAGAGATATTATAGAGCACGGTCGTCACTGGGATTGTCTGGTGCGTTTTGCAGAACTCGTGCTTATGAATCCAGAAAGAATTGAATTGGAGTTTGGTGACGAGAAACTGGTTCGGACTGCGTTGCGAAATTGTCTGAATTTTATTACTCCCGTGGTTCCCTCCCTACCTGAACTGGCGGTTCTGCAATGCGAATCTAAATACAGGCATTCTGAGACGGTTTTATATGCGGCCTGTCTAGAGATTCTACGTGCAGAAGGCAACCTTGAATGCGTTAATATCGAGTTGCTTACAGCCTTAAGAACTAACATTCACATGGGATACAACTCAGTTTCGACGGAAGAACGTGACGCACTACAGACTGAAATCGACCGCCTCATTTTCCCTGATAGTGAAAGTGCGGAAAAATATCTCCGACAGTATGTTGAACCCCAACTCGCTCAGCCATGCCCTCACCCTGAAATTTGGATGTTAAGTGGAGAAGAGGTCTTTCGTCATTCACGCGCTAAACTTTCCATTGAATGGCTTCGTCGTTTTACTGATTTATCCCTTAACCCAGTAGATACACTTTTTGAAATTGCTGCGCAATACGGCGATCGTGAGGATTTAAAAGAGATTATTGCAGAGCGTTGCTCAGAGATAATATCAGACTGCCCCAATCCGACAGAAGATGAGGATTTTGAACGCAAGCGAATTTTCTGGCTGGTACGGGAGTTCTACTTTCTCGAGAACATTACAGCTACTTATTGGGCATGGCTAAAATCTAACAAAGATAATTTATTGCATTTTTATGAACGTTCTGAGCGCATGCACCGGAGTGAGCACCGTGCCTGGCCGGAACTTACCTCAATTAAGGTTGAAGCCATTTTAGACGCTTTCTTTGAACAATGGCCGAGTGTTGAACTGCCAAGTCATTGGGGCAGTGATAGCCCTGAAGAGGAAAAAGCCTACCGCTTTTTGACTGATTTAATTTGGTCAATTGAATCAGATATTCCTGACAATGCAATACCTGTACTGGGTCGCCTTATTACCGATCCACGTCTCACAAGCCAGCATAAAGGGCTGCAAAGTATATATGCTGGTCAGCTCAGGAAAAAAGCGCTCAGGGATTTTGAACCACCGACGCCAAATGAAATAGTGCAACATCTGGATTGTGATTCAGCGGTTACTGTTGAAGGCCTGCGTCAGTTAGTTCTTCAGGAGCTTCATGATTTCCAGAAAGCGATCGATGGTGGGGAGTTTAACTCGGCAGATCGCTTCTATGAAAAAAATGAACGCCTTGATGAGGTAAAGTCCACGGAGATCATTGCTGAACGTCTCAATTTAAGACTCGAACCTCAGGGCATATCGATAACACCTGAGCATCAGTTGAAAGGTCAAAACAGGAGTGACTTCACGGCATCTAAGTTGATTGGTGGAAAAAGACGGCTGCTGGTTACGGAAGTCAAAGGTCAGTGGCACAGAGAGTTATATTCTGCCGCTTCAGCCCAACTCTATGACCGTTACTCTATCCATCCCGATGCCGAGCAGCAGGGTATTTTTCTAGCCATATGGTTTGGAGATAATGAAATTGTTGCTGGCCGCAAGAACCATGGTATTAAAACTGCTCAGGAACTTAAACTCAGTATTGAAGCAGTCTTGCCAGTTGATCTCTACGGGTTAATTGATGTTTTCGTCTTAGATGTTTCACGGCACAGTAAACATTAG
- a CDS encoding reverse transcriptase domain-containing protein, translating into MLSDTLQRRLESIPVLSKQGKRINGLSRIMTAPKLWLQAYEDIAPNRGATTRGVTSDTLDGFSLERLTKIIDQVSNGTYRFSPVRRVLIPKANGKTRPLGIPTASDKLVQSVVKIILERIYEPVFSPKSYGFRRGCSCHDALLDIKHHWTGVKWLIDIDVVSFFDNIDHRVLLALLSRKIEDKRFLRLINNMLKAGYMEDWKFSATYSGTPQGSVVSPLLANIYLHELDQFLIQGKSQFNKGERRAENPQYRRLTQRIYQRRRRAEKLLSEGREGDAQVILTSVRYLEEERSVMPSKDGMDPDYKRLMFCRYADDFLIGVIGSRDEAREIMREVTAFLSENLHLEASQEKSKISKATDGTIFLGYTVRAITDSRIRRTKLGRRVVRSRDPAGRIHLLVPPERLVRFNQRNGYGDLGRLKAIHRRHLVDSSLLEIVLAYNAEMRGLANYYRLAYCAKFSLRKLWFLWETSLLKTLAFKLRLSVNQVAHRLKTRNGLVVRFCIQGKERAVAVFSLKHLNQLPNLGNKVDKLAVTWFTSGRSDVMDRLLARQCEYCGATGVPCEIHHSRKLADMKDTPLWKQVAAARRRKRIVLCLTCHKALHAGTLKPRNGNGNWQTWRAG; encoded by the coding sequence ATGCTGTCCGATACTCTGCAAAGGCGACTGGAATCAATTCCCGTCCTGTCGAAACAGGGGAAGAGAATCAATGGATTGTCACGGATTATGACTGCGCCGAAGCTCTGGTTGCAGGCGTATGAAGATATTGCACCTAACCGTGGGGCGACGACCCGGGGAGTCACCAGCGACACGCTGGATGGTTTCTCTCTGGAGCGTTTAACCAAAATTATCGATCAGGTCAGTAACGGCACCTACCGGTTCTCCCCTGTGCGGCGGGTACTCATTCCCAAAGCCAATGGAAAGACCCGCCCTCTGGGCATTCCGACGGCGAGTGACAAACTGGTGCAGTCAGTGGTGAAAATTATTCTTGAGCGCATCTATGAACCGGTGTTTTCGCCAAAATCATATGGTTTCCGGCGGGGATGTTCGTGCCATGATGCACTTCTGGATATTAAACATCACTGGACCGGAGTTAAGTGGTTGATCGACATAGATGTGGTCAGCTTTTTTGACAACATTGATCACCGTGTACTGCTGGCACTGTTATCCAGGAAAATCGAGGATAAACGGTTCCTCAGGCTGATAAACAATATGCTGAAAGCGGGTTATATGGAGGACTGGAAGTTCAGCGCCACCTATAGTGGAACGCCACAGGGCAGCGTTGTTTCACCCCTCCTTGCCAATATTTACCTGCATGAGCTGGATCAGTTTCTGATACAGGGAAAATCACAGTTCAATAAGGGTGAGCGCCGTGCGGAAAACCCGCAATACCGGCGTCTTACACAGCGTATATATCAGAGGAGACGCAGGGCTGAGAAATTACTGAGTGAAGGCCGTGAAGGTGATGCTCAGGTAATCCTCACCTCGGTCCGTTATCTTGAAGAGGAACGGTCCGTCATGCCATCAAAAGACGGCATGGATCCGGACTATAAACGGTTAATGTTCTGCCGGTATGCTGATGATTTCTTGATTGGCGTTATCGGTTCCAGAGACGAAGCACGGGAAATAATGCGCGAAGTCACAGCATTTCTTTCTGAAAATCTCCATCTGGAGGCGTCTCAGGAAAAGAGCAAAATCAGTAAGGCGACGGATGGAACGATTTTCCTTGGTTACACAGTGAGAGCGATCACAGACAGTCGGATCAGAAGAACGAAACTGGGCAGGCGCGTAGTTCGTTCAAGGGATCCGGCGGGTCGGATCCATCTTCTTGTTCCGCCTGAAAGGCTGGTCCGGTTTAATCAGCGTAATGGCTATGGCGATCTCGGTCGTCTGAAAGCGATACACCGGCGTCATCTGGTGGACAGCAGCCTGCTGGAAATCGTTTTAGCCTATAACGCGGAAATGCGGGGGCTGGCCAATTATTACCGTCTGGCTTACTGTGCGAAGTTCAGCCTGCGCAAGCTGTGGTTCCTCTGGGAAACCAGCCTGCTCAAAACGCTGGCCTTCAAATTACGCCTTTCCGTAAATCAGGTGGCTCATCGTCTTAAAACAAGAAATGGTCTCGTGGTTCGCTTTTGTATACAGGGTAAAGAACGGGCTGTCGCCGTGTTCAGTCTGAAACACCTGAACCAGCTTCCGAATCTCGGAAACAAAGTTGATAAGCTGGCAGTTACCTGGTTTACCAGCGGACGTTCTGATGTTATGGACAGGCTTTTAGCCCGACAGTGTGAATACTGCGGAGCAACAGGCGTTCCATGTGAAATCCATCACAGCCGTAAGCTTGCGGATATGAAGGATACACCACTCTGGAAGCAGGTGGCGGCAGCAAGACGGCGCAAGCGAATCGTTCTGTGCCTGACATGCCACAAGGCTCTGCATGCAGGAACACTGAAACCACGTAACGGGAATGGGAACTGGCAAACATGGAGAGCCGGATGA
- a CDS encoding type II toxin-antitoxin system CcdA family antitoxin: MTAKQRNTQSVTMTVERALLVRAREAGINLSATLTTALDAELRRHEAKKWQEENREAIDALNRFHDEYGCFSDEYRTF, translated from the coding sequence ATGACCGCGAAACAACGCAACACACAGAGCGTGACCATGACGGTGGAGCGTGCCTTACTGGTCCGTGCGCGTGAAGCGGGCATTAACCTGAGTGCCACCCTGACAACCGCTCTGGATGCAGAGCTTCGCCGTCATGAAGCGAAAAAATGGCAGGAAGAGAACAGGGAAGCCATTGACGCATTAAACCGTTTTCATGATGAATACGGCTGTTTCAGCGATGAATACCGGACGTTTTAA
- a CDS encoding CcdB family protein: MQFTVYGNTGKSAIYPLLLDVTSDIIGQLNRRIVIPLLPVEKYPAGRRPDRLVPVVRLTDGKEYAVMTHELASIPVQALGAVFCDASQYRNQVKAAIDFLIDGI, from the coding sequence ATGCAATTCACCGTATACGGTAATACCGGGAAAAGCGCTATTTACCCGCTGTTGCTCGATGTCACGAGCGATATTATTGGGCAGTTGAATCGCCGGATAGTGATCCCGTTGCTCCCGGTTGAAAAGTATCCGGCAGGCCGCCGACCGGATCGCCTTGTCCCCGTCGTCAGGCTGACGGACGGCAAAGAGTACGCCGTAATGACGCACGAGCTGGCAAGTATCCCTGTGCAGGCGCTGGGGGCAGTGTTTTGTGATGCGTCGCAGTACCGTAATCAGGTAAAGGCCGCAATAGATTTCCTCATCGACGGCATTTAG